The genomic DNA TGGCCAACAAACGCCTCACCCTGCCCCGCTCGGAGCTCGTTTCCACCGTGCAGGTAGGCGCCGGGCTCGACGTGGCGGACCAGCACATCGCCACGTCCGCCCAGGCCGGAGACCTGGCCGTCACCCAGGACATTCCCCTCGCGGCCCTGCTCGTGCCCAAGGGCGTCGTCGTCATCGATCCGCGCGGCGAGCTCTTCAGCGAGGAGAACATCTCCGAGCGCCTGTCCGTGCGGAACTTCATGCAGGAGTTGCGCGACAGTGGCGTGACGACCGGCGGTCCCAGCGGATTCTCCGCGCAGGACCGTCAGCAATTCGCCGCGGCCCTGGACCGCGAACTCACGCGCCTGCTCAAGGCGCGTCCGTGAACGGAGGGAACACCAGGAGCCTGCCCGAGCGCAGCATCACGGCGAACTCGGCCCGTGCGTCCCCGAGCAGGTCCACGGACTTCACCCACGCCACGTCTCCCCCCGGGGAATAGGGCCTCGGCGAACCCCAGGTGTCGCGTGCCTCGCGAAGCACCACCCACAGTCCGGTGCCGTCTTCCGAGGTGGTGACGACGTCCGTGAGCCCATCCCCGTCCAGGTCCTCCCAGGCGAGCACGGTCGCTCCCACGGGCAGCTCGCACGTCATGGGCGCGCGCAGCGACCCATGTCCATCACCGCCCAGCATCGTCCACTGACCCGGTGCCCTCCCCTGGGAGATCACGTCCGCCAGGCCATCGCCATCCACGTCCGCGACGCCCCGGAAGCCATGCTCGGGCAACCCATCCCAGAAGCCCAGCCCCGGCAACGTGCTCCCGTCCGAAGCCGTGGGATTGAGATTGAGCCCGAGCGTCTGATGAAGGATGTCCAACGTGCCATCCCCATTGAAGTCCCCGGCGAGTGGACGCCCATCGACCGTGCTGTGGTAGTCCTCCATGGAGGGGTTGTGCTCCATCAAGCTGTCCACCTTGAACTCGCCCCCGCCCCGGTTGGTGAGCCGCACGCCCCCCGAGTACCGCCCCGAGGTGGTCATCACCAGATCCACGCGCCCATCCCGGTTGAAGTCTCCCGCCAGCACCTCCCCGGAGGACAGACTCCTGCCCTGCTCCTGGTGCCGGGCGAAGGGCGCCTCCGCGTCGTTCCACCACAGGTCCTTGGAGTAGACCCGGTCCGCACGCCTCGGGTCTTGGGACACACTGGCGAGATCCGCGCGGCCATCCCCATCGAAATCCCCGGCCGTGAGACTGACGACCGTCAGCTCCGACGCGATGTCGCGGAACGTGAACGCGCCCGCCTCGGAGGACAGCACCAGCCGGATGCCCCGTTCCCGTAGCGCGAGCGCGAGCCCTGGACGTCCATGGCCCTCGAAGTCCCCCACCACCCCCATGAACGACGCTCTGCCCGTCTCCACGGTCACGAGGGGCGGCACGGACGGCGGTGAAGACCTCTCGCCCGAGGCCGCCACGACCGGACAGGCCATGGGCATGGGGGGCGTCAGCAGGGGCTGCTCCGGTACGGCATACACGGAGACGGTGTTGTCCTCCGCCTCGGCCACCAGCAGTTCCGGGCGGCCGTCACCGTCCAGATCCGCGGTGGCGGCGGCACTCGGCGCCCGGCCCACCGCCATCCGTCCCAGGGACACGAGTGCTCCATCCCCTCGCCCCTTCAACAGGGACACCGACGCCTCCGCGCGATGCAGGGCCACCACATCGGCGAAGCCATCCGCGTCCAGATCCACCACCGCGATCTCCCCGACCTCGGCGTCCAACCGCAGGGAGAAGGGCTCGAAGAAGCGTCCCCCACCCTCGCCGAGGAAGACCCAGAGCCGCTCCGTGTCCGCCGCGATCACGTCTTCATGGCCATCCCGGTTGAAGTCCGCCGTGTCCAGGGAGTGGAAGGAGTGAAACGGCCGCAACGAGCCCGAGGGCTCCAGACTCCCCGAGGGCGTTCCCAGGAACACGTGAGCCCGCCAGTCGGCCTGGGCCCGCTCGAGGTTGAAGACCACATCCAGTAGGCCGTCCTCGTTGAAGTCCGCGACCACCGCCCGGGGCTCCTCGGGCGCATCCGCCGACCCCAGGCGCATGCCGGGGAGCGGAACGGGGATGGACTCGAACCGCCCGGAGCCAGAATGGCGCGCCAGGAGAAAATCCGGTGCCTCCACGGGGAGGACCCAGTCAAAGGGTCCCGTCGCGAACCAGAGAGCGGAGCCCCCCTCCGCTCCGTCCGTGCGCAGACCCAGGCTGGAGACGCTGCCTTCGCCCACGGAGGGCTGCGACGACGGCAGGAAGGAGCCATCACCCCGGCCGAGCAACACCTGGGCACCAAACCGGGTCCCCAACACGACATCCAGATGGCCATCGCCGTCCACGTCTCCCACGACGACGCGGCCCGAGGAGCTTTCCAGACGCAGGCCCCCGTCGGCTCTCGTCACGAGCCCACCCCGTCCATCATTGAGCAGGACATGGAACCGGCCCTTGCGGGTCACATACGGGCTCTGGAAGTTGCGGCCCTCGGCGTTGACGGCGACATCCGGCACGCCATCCCCGTTGAAATCCCCCACCGCGAGCCCCTCCGGGGAGACCCCCCCGTGAAACGATGCGCGCAGCCAGGGACGGCGCACCTCCTCCATCGATGGAGGCGGCTGTGTGCCGGAACCGTTGGGCTCGGGCACGGCAACGGGCGGCTCGTTTCTCGTGCTCGCCTCCCAACACCCCACGGACAGCCCCGCTCCCAACAGTCCCACTCGGGTCCACGCGCCCCAGTCACGTCGCTTCATCGGCCTGTCCTCGCTCGGTCCGTGTGGACAGGTGCGCATTCTCGGAAAAACCCGCAAGACGGCCGAGGCGCACGGCGTCCTCTACTCTCCTCTTCCGGGTGTGAGTGCCGCTCTGCCAAGTTGAGTGCTCGACCCGCCGTGGGGAGGCAACACATGAAGATGAAGGAGCGCGTGGAGAGGCTGGAAGAGCAGCGCCGCCGCAACGAGGGCCTGGGAGGCCCCGAGCGCATCGAGCGCCAGCACGCCAAGGGCAAGCTGACGGCCCGCGAGCGCCTGCGGCTGCTCTTCGACGCGAACACCTTCGAGGAAATGGGTCTCCTGGCGGGCGCGGAAGGCAACCTGCCCGAGGAGGAAGATCCGAGCCGGCCCTCGCCCGCGGACGGCGTCATCACCGGCGTGGGGGAGATCGACGGCCGGCCCGTGGCGGTGGCCGCCTATGACTTCACGGTGTTCGGCGGCTCCATCGGCACGGTGGGCGAGCGCAAGGTGGCGCGCATGAGGGATCTGGCGCTCAAGAACCGCATTCCCCTGGTCTGGCTGGTGGACTCGGCGGGGGCGCGGCTGGAGGCGGGCGGAGACATCGATCCCCGGCGCCTGGCGGGCTTCGCGGACACGGGCTACCTGTTCCGCGAGCAGGTGGTGATGAGCGGCGTGGTGCCGCAGGTGGCCGCCATGGTGGGCCCCGGCGCGGCGGGCACGGCCTACATCCCGGCGCTGGCGGACTTCCTGCCCATGGTGAAGGGCACGAGCTCACTCGCCATCGGCGGACCCTACCTGGTGGAGTCCGTGGTCGGCGAGAAGGTGACGGAGGAAGAGCTGGGCGGCTCCAAGGTGCACAACGAGCAGTCGGGCGTGGCGGACGCCGAGTATCCAGATGACACCGCGTGCCTCACCGCCATCCGCGAGTACCTGTCCTTCTTCCCCTCGCATTGCGAGGAGCGGCCTCCGCGCCGGCCCTCGGCGGACCCGTTCGACCGGCGCGACGAGGCCCTGCTCACGGTGGTGCCGGAGAGCCCCCGCCAGGCGTTCGACATGCACAAGGTCATCCTGTCGCTCGTGGATGACCGGAAGTTCTTCCCCCTCAAGCCCCGCTTCGCGCGCAACCTCATCACGGGGCTGGCGCGCATCGACGGCTACCCCGTGGGCGTGGTGGCCAACAACTCCATGTTCCTGGGCGGCATCCTGGACGTGAACGCCGCGGACAAGGCGGCGCGCTTCATCAACCTGTGTGACGCCTTCCAGGTGCCGCTGCTGTTCCTGCAGGACGTCCCGGGCTTCATGGTGGGCTCCAAGGTGGAGCAGCAGGGCATCATCCGGCACGGCGCGAAGATGATGTACGCGGCGGCGAGCGCCACCGTGCCCAAGTTCACCGTGGTGGTGCGCAAGGGCTACGGCGCGGGTTACTACGTGATGAACGGGCGGGCCTTCGAGCCGGACCTGCTCGTGGCCTGGCCGGGCGCGGAGATTGGCGTCATGGGTCCCGAGGGCATGGTGTCCATCGCGGCGCGCAAGCAGTTGCAGGCGGCGGGCAGCCCCGAGGCCGCCGAGGCGATGAAGAAGGAATTGGCGGACGGCTTGCGCCAGCACATCCGCATCGAGCGCACGGCGGCCATGGCCATGGTGGACGATGTGGTGGATCCCCGGGACACGCGGCGGCTGCTCGCGCGCGCCCTCAAGCGCACCGCGAACAAGAAGGTGGAGCGCCCCTTCCGCCGCCGGGAAATCTCCCCCGTCTGAGCAGGCGCCCCCCAAGCGAGCGCCTGGTGTCGACTCCCGGGTGGGTGACTACCTCAGCCGGGACGTTGCTCGATCACGGAGGGTAGGACCATGGACGTCAACGAGGTCATCGACAGGGCGCGCGACGCCATCAACGTCCGGCGCATCTTCGGAGAGCCCATCCAACAGGAGGGAACGACGCTCATCCCCGCCGCGTGGGTGAGCGGAGGAGGAGGCGGCGGCAGCGGCGAGGGTCCAGCCACCGAGGGAGCGAAGGGGGCCGAAAACGCCAGCAAGGGCCAGGGCAGCGGCTTCGGCCTGCGGGCCCGACCCGCGGGCGCCTTCGTCATCAAGAATGGGACGGTGCGCTGGCTGCCCGCGGTGGATGTCAACCGCATCATCCTGGGGGGCCAGGTGCTCGCGGGCATCTTCCTGCTCACGCTCGGCCGGGGACTGGTGCGCCGCTTGCTCCAAGAGGCCAGACCCCTGCGCCGTAGGCGGTTCGCGAGGTGAGGCGCCCTCGCGCCCCGCCTCAGGCCGTCTTCCCCGCGCTTCCCACGAGCCGCTCCAACCCCAGGATGGTCGGCTCGCGGTAGAAGTCCTTGAGCACCACCCGGACGCCCAACCGCTGCGTCACCAACGTCAGCAGCCGGATCGCCTTGAGCGACTGGCCCCCCAGGTAGAAGAAGTCGTCGCCAATCCCGACCTTCTCGACGCTCAGCACGTCCCGGAAGAGCTCCGCGAGGGTGTGCTGCAACGGGTTCTGGGGCGGCGCGGTCTGCCCCGCCTGCCAGCGGACCTCGGGGAGCTTCCGCTCGTCGATCTTCCCACCGGGCGTCCTCGGCATCTTCGCGACGAAGCGCAGCTGCTCCGGAATCATGTACTCGGGAAGGGAATCCGCCAGGAACGTCCGGAGCTCGCGCTTGCCGAGAGGCGCCCACGCCGGGCCCTGGTAGGAGTCGGCGAAGTGCTGGTACCAGATGCTC from Melittangium boletus DSM 14713 includes the following:
- a CDS encoding YaiI/YqxD family protein, which codes for MKLWVDADACPGPVRDILLRASQRLRVPVVFVANKRLTLPRSELVSTVQVGAGLDVADQHIATSAQAGDLAVTQDIPLAALLVPKGVVVIDPRGELFSEENISERLSVRNFMQELRDSGVTTGGPSGFSAQDRQQFAAALDRELTRLLKARP
- a CDS encoding FG-GAP repeat domain-containing protein; this translates as MKRRDWGAWTRVGLLGAGLSVGCWEASTRNEPPVAVPEPNGSGTQPPPSMEEVRRPWLRASFHGGVSPEGLAVGDFNGDGVPDVAVNAEGRNFQSPYVTRKGRFHVLLNDGRGGLVTRADGGLRLESSSGRVVVGDVDGDGHLDVVLGTRFGAQVLLGRGDGSFLPSSQPSVGEGSVSSLGLRTDGAEGGSALWFATGPFDWVLPVEAPDFLLARHSGSGRFESIPVPLPGMRLGSADAPEEPRAVVADFNEDGLLDVVFNLERAQADWRAHVFLGTPSGSLEPSGSLRPFHSFHSLDTADFNRDGHEDVIAADTERLWVFLGEGGGRFFEPFSLRLDAEVGEIAVVDLDADGFADVVALHRAEASVSLLKGRGDGALVSLGRMAVGRAPSAAATADLDGDGRPELLVAEAEDNTVSVYAVPEQPLLTPPMPMACPVVAASGERSSPPSVPPLVTVETGRASFMGVVGDFEGHGRPGLALALRERGIRLVLSSEAGAFTFRDIASELTVVSLTAGDFDGDGRADLASVSQDPRRADRVYSKDLWWNDAEAPFARHQEQGRSLSSGEVLAGDFNRDGRVDLVMTTSGRYSGGVRLTNRGGGEFKVDSLMEHNPSMEDYHSTVDGRPLAGDFNGDGTLDILHQTLGLNLNPTASDGSTLPGLGFWDGLPEHGFRGVADVDGDGLADVISQGRAPGQWTMLGGDGHGSLRAPMTCELPVGATVLAWEDLDGDGLTDVVTTSEDGTGLWVVLREARDTWGSPRPYSPGGDVAWVKSVDLLGDARAEFAVMLRSGRLLVFPPFTDAP
- a CDS encoding acyl-CoA carboxylase subunit beta, with product MKMKERVERLEEQRRRNEGLGGPERIERQHAKGKLTARERLRLLFDANTFEEMGLLAGAEGNLPEEEDPSRPSPADGVITGVGEIDGRPVAVAAYDFTVFGGSIGTVGERKVARMRDLALKNRIPLVWLVDSAGARLEAGGDIDPRRLAGFADTGYLFREQVVMSGVVPQVAAMVGPGAAGTAYIPALADFLPMVKGTSSLAIGGPYLVESVVGEKVTEEELGGSKVHNEQSGVADAEYPDDTACLTAIREYLSFFPSHCEERPPRRPSADPFDRRDEALLTVVPESPRQAFDMHKVILSLVDDRKFFPLKPRFARNLITGLARIDGYPVGVVANNSMFLGGILDVNAADKAARFINLCDAFQVPLLFLQDVPGFMVGSKVEQQGIIRHGAKMMYAAASATVPKFTVVVRKGYGAGYYVMNGRAFEPDLLVAWPGAEIGVMGPEGMVSIAARKQLQAAGSPEAAEAMKKELADGLRQHIRIERTAAMAMVDDVVDPRDTRRLLARALKRTANKKVERPFRRREISPV
- a CDS encoding GerW family sporulation protein, with amino-acid sequence MDVNEVIDRARDAINVRRIFGEPIQQEGTTLIPAAWVSGGGGGGSGEGPATEGAKGAENASKGQGSGFGLRARPAGAFVIKNGTVRWLPAVDVNRIILGGQVLAGIFLLTLGRGLVRRLLQEARPLRRRRFAR